The proteins below are encoded in one region of Asticcacaulis excentricus CB 48:
- a CDS encoding sialidase family protein produces MKAEIAALFTALAPVSVAPYEVKPELFNASEANLGLRKSEGTQTVTVFRPQGPEDGRFNNGAVPVVFKGRMFVQWQSSRRDEDSADTHVLYSVSDDAVHWQPPQVLAAPGEGGEMRSSGGWWTDGEVLIAYINVWPEGFQSGKGGYATYQRSTDGVNWDAPQRLKNQKGEPVEGVIEQDPHVLPDGRILTAFHLRPGLFATPYYTDDPLGISGWVRGRMSNLPSDNANISRELEPSLFLRGECVVMVFRDQMSSFRQLASESCNRGEDWTPPVVTTMPDSRSKQSAGNLPDGTVFVINNPSGDKLRLPLAVTLSPDGRTFDKSFLLRGADELTPLRFEGRYKRIGYHYPKSVVWKAHLYVVYSTHKETIDVTRVPVGSLEKMILSLPVVQY; encoded by the coding sequence GGCGCCTTATGAGGTGAAACCGGAATTGTTCAACGCCTCAGAGGCCAATCTGGGATTGCGTAAGTCAGAAGGCACACAAACCGTCACGGTATTCCGACCGCAAGGTCCGGAAGATGGCAGATTTAACAACGGTGCGGTTCCGGTTGTCTTTAAGGGGCGTATGTTTGTTCAGTGGCAATCTTCGCGGCGTGATGAGGACAGCGCGGACACCCATGTCCTTTACAGCGTTTCAGACGATGCTGTGCACTGGCAGCCCCCGCAGGTTCTGGCTGCACCGGGTGAGGGCGGCGAGATGCGCTCGTCCGGTGGGTGGTGGACGGATGGCGAAGTGCTGATTGCGTACATCAATGTCTGGCCTGAGGGGTTTCAGTCCGGCAAAGGAGGGTACGCGACGTATCAGCGCAGTACGGATGGGGTGAACTGGGATGCGCCGCAACGGCTGAAAAACCAGAAAGGTGAACCGGTTGAGGGCGTCATTGAACAGGACCCGCATGTCTTGCCGGATGGGCGCATTCTGACCGCGTTTCACCTTAGGCCAGGCTTGTTTGCCACGCCATATTACACAGATGATCCTCTGGGCATAAGCGGTTGGGTGAGGGGGCGGATGAGCAATCTGCCCAGCGACAATGCGAATATCAGTCGAGAGCTGGAGCCCAGCCTCTTCTTGCGCGGGGAATGCGTTGTCATGGTGTTTCGCGACCAAATGTCCAGCTTTCGGCAGCTGGCCTCAGAAAGCTGTAACCGCGGTGAGGACTGGACTCCCCCGGTCGTTACGACGATGCCGGACTCGCGATCCAAGCAAAGCGCGGGGAATCTTCCCGACGGGACAGTGTTTGTTATCAACAATCCATCCGGAGATAAACTGCGATTGCCGTTGGCGGTTACGCTCAGCCCTGATGGACGAACTTTTGACAAGTCGTTTCTATTGCGTGGCGCCGATGAATTGACACCGTTGCGGTTTGAAGGTCGCTACAAGCGTATCGGCTATCATTATCCAAAAAGTGTGGTTTGGAAGGCGCATCTTTATGTAGTTTATAGTACGCACAAAGAGACGATTGATGTAACGCGCGTACCTGTTGGAAGTCTTGAAAAGATGATTTTGTCTCTTCCTGTGGTTCAATATTGA